One window from the genome of Neospora caninum Liverpool complete genome, chromosome VI encodes:
- a CDS encoding putative cyclin domain containing protein produces the protein MYGADVEKNDPSSSPFHSSHPPSISLRDYFLGRIVKYTHMQSSDFVLAVIFINKLLNARQPAPLGGPNGVAVSLSAEDACSLPSEGSRQSNSSMSSRPARKATTYRVVAREDGIEFNVLTAHRVLLTACLIANKVQYDRGIILKHWAKLGGLERDEAVTLEATFLHIIDCIYEHTTDSQHRLLYYFSFSGA, from the exons ATGTATGGCGCTGACGTCGAAAAAAACGacccttcttcctctcctttccactCATCTCATCCGCCTTCCATATCACTGCGGGACTACTTCCTCGGCCGCATTGTCAagtacacacacatgcagtCCTCTGACTTTGTGTTAGCGGTGATTTTCATCAACAAGCTCCTGAATGCTCGGCAACCAGCTCCACTTGGGGGACCTAATGGAGTCGCAGTCTCTCTTTCAGCGGAGGACGCTTGCTCCCTACCGTCAGAAGGTTCGCGACAGTCGAACAGTTCTATGTCATCAAGACCAGCTCGGAAGGCCACGACATACCGCGTTGTTGCCAGAGAAGACGGTATTGAATTCAACGTTCTTACCGCTCACAGGGTATTGCTAACTGCATGTCTCATAGCCAATAAAGTACAATATGATCGAGGCATAATCCTCAAACACTGGGCTAAG CTTGGAGGTCTCGAGCGCGATGAAGCTGTTACCCTCGAAGCCACCTTCCTGCATATTATCGACTG CATCTACGAGCACACCACAGACTCACAGCACCGCTTGCTGTAC TACTTTTCCTTCTCAGGCGCGTGA
- a CDS encoding putative dynein light chain type 1, translating to MGSGDQGSSQEEFINWKGAKILWPVDMPDYIVDYTVVRCKQLMEEFNPDKNALQIAEKLKKELDAKWGLFWHVTVGNNFGSYVVHQKRRFVYFSLAHVSFLIYKAH from the exons ATGGGATCTGGGGACCAAGGTTCTTCTCAAGAAGAATTCATAAACTGGAAGGGTGCAAAGATTTTGTGGCCTGTTGATATGCCTGATTATATTGTCGACTACACAGTAGTGCGCTG CAAACAGCTCATGGAAGAGTTCAACCCAGACAAAAATGCGCTTCAAATAGCAGAGAAGCTAAAAAAAGAACTTGACGCAAAGTGGGGGCTTTTCTG GCACGTGACCGTTGGAAACAATTTTGGCAGCTACGTCGTGCACCAGAAAAGGCGGTTCGTCTATTTCTCCTTAGCCCAtgtttccttcctcatcTACAAGGCACATTGA
- a CDS encoding putative MIZ zinc finger protein has product MTQQRMTRLAQNTWKLHGKEISLAGGSAFCLCEEVLCVNLLQEVFGRNRETLPAFFSRREAAWVLPAAEFGDENACSGKDCERLKTSSDPPVSHYLSEEDPAGPPALIPSLAGRCVLPFSHSPVLQRELASSPSAALELRFFPMDDPTCGRHRPYIPDRLQIFFNPRVRALTAPGMDSTPVSLRKRGGCREALYDPVVPHLHPKPPLYLSDIKRHARLKSGMNYVVARGQHREGRLFLVQLVCSLPVEESQLLEAIVQRRSLPIPYCTDFLKWLVAQKRQRRVSTSSDEVEIFGDSLGPNRLSGEDNHSVLESPRSRRSSVSLATLRGTRGYCVRDNVRNEDRRGQALNDNGNLKETPSGRGFWSAIIERLPGFRRKKTEYAFPHELYVDTLVQEILHMTDFSPPKRKAKVVSFHSADLEKYVVDEWCDEDDYEDLGVELSGW; this is encoded by the exons ATGACTCAACAGCGAATGACACGCCTCGCACAGAACACCTGGAAACTCCACGGCAAGGAAATCAGCCTTGCAGGAGGTAGTGCCTTCTGTCTGTGCGAG GAAGTGTTGTGCGTGAATCTCTTGCAGGAAGTGTTCGGGCGCAATCGAGAGACCCtccccgctttcttctcgcgtcgtgAGGCTGCCTGGGTTCTGCCGGCGGCCGAATTCGGAGACGAAAATGCGTGTTCGGGGAAAGATTGCGAGCGACTTAAAACATCTTCA GATCCTCCTGTTT CTCATTATCTGTCCGAGGAAGATCCGGCGGGACCGCCTGCACTCATCCCGAGCCTCGCAGGCCGATGTGTCCTTCCGTTTAGTCACTCCCCGGTGCTGCAACGCGAGCTTGCCTCGAGTCCCTCTGCGGCTCTCGAGTTGAGATTCTTTCCCATGGATGATCCAACGTGTGGACGGCATCGTCCTTACATTCCTGACCGCCTTCAAATCTTCTTCAACCCCCGCGTTCGAGCGCTGACAGCCCCGGGAATGGACTCGACTCCCGTTTCGttgaggaagcgaggcggcTGTCGGGAG GCTCTCTACGACCCCGTTGTCCCTCACTTGCACCCAAAGCCTCCCCTGTATCTCTCCGATATCAAGCGACATGCCAGGCTAAAGAGTGGCATGAATTATGTTGTG GCTCGTGGCCAGCATCGAGAAGGACGGCTTTTCCTCGTTCAATTGGTTTGCTCTCTGCCTGTCGAAGAAAGCCAATTGCTGGAGGCCATCGTACAACGCCGATCGCTACCTATTCCATACTGCACAGATTTT CTGAAGTGGCTAGTcgcacagaaaagacagcggCGTGTCTCGACTTCATCCGATGAAGTGGAGATATTTGGCGACAGCCTAGGACCGAACCGACTCTCAGGCGAAGACAACCATAGCGTCCTGGAAAGCCCTCGGAGTCGCCGATCTTCTGTGAGTTTGGCGACGCTGAGAGGAACTCGAGGTTACTGTGTGAGAGACAACGTCCGGAATGAGGATCGCCGCGGTCAAGCGCTCAACGACAATGGCAACCTAAAAGAGACACCGTCAGGACGCGGTTTCTGGTCGGCCATCATCGAAAGACTTCCAGGATtcaggcggaagaaaacag AGTACGCCTTTCCTCACGAGCTCTACGTGGACACCTTGGTCCAGGAGATTCTTCACATGACCGATTTCAGTCCTCCCAAGCGCAAAGCAAAGGTTGTATCCTTCCACTCTGCCGATCTTGAAAAATACGTCGTCGATGAGTGGTGCGATGAGGACGATTATGAAGATCTCGGTGTGGAACTCTCCGGCTGGTAG